The Acidobacteriota bacterium genome contains the following window.
GGTCGCTCGGCTTCGTCCTGACGACGGTGGCCACCGTCTTCTCGGGGTCTCGCGCGGCCTGGGTCGCGCTGATCGCGGGGATGATCCTCTACGGCGTCCTGCTGCTGCGTTATCGCCTCGTGTCGCTGCCGCGCACGGCCGAGCGGCTCGTTGCACGCGCCGCTCTCGCCGTGACGGTGGCGGTCGCGGCGGCACTCGTGGCACTCAGCGTGATCGCCACCGTGCGCGACGTGCGCCATGCGCAGCAGGACAGCTACTTCGACACGGTGCTCTACACGCTGAACTTCAGGACGCCCGTCGACGAGCGGCTGAAGGGCCGCGCCACCCTGTGGGCGGCGGCGGGCGCCATGATCCGCGCCGAGCCGGTCGAAGGCATCGGGCTCGGCCGGTACTTCAAGGACGTCTCGTCGTACGTCGGGGAGGGGGCGCAGCTGATTCGCCCGCAGGAGAACGCGCACAACTACCTCCTGCAGCTGGCTGCCGAACTCGGCCTGCCCGGGGCAGCGCTCTTCCTGGCCGTAGTCGGCTTCGCCGTCGGCGCAGGTCTTCGCGCGAGCCGCGACCCGTCCCGGACGGCGGAGGATCGCCGGCTCACGCTCGCGGCCTCGGCCGGCGTCGTGGCGTTTCTCGTGACGTGCCTCACCGGGCACTCGCTGCTGCTTCGCGACGGCCAGCTGGCGTTCTGGGTCCTGCCAGCGTGTGCGTGGATGGGTGGCGCCGCGGCGGGCACGACCCGCCGCAGGGGGCGCGCGGCGCTGGCCGTCGCTTTTCTGGCGATCGCGGCCACGTTGCCGCTCCGCACGGCGAAGCAGGCCATCCGAGTCGACCTGGCGCACGTCACCGAAGGCTTTCACGCCGAGGAGAAGGATCCGCGTGGGGAGCCGTTCCGGTGGACCGGGTCGGAGGCGTCCTTCTACGTCGCGGCCGAGAGCCGGGCGTTCGTCCTGCGCGTGCGTCACCTGGCGCCCTTTCCCCAGCGGCTGACGATCCTGCTCGATGGACGGCCGATCGACGAGCTCGACCTCCAGGATGGCGCGTGGCACACCTTGCGCTACGTGACGCCGTCAGCGGGCCCGTGGTGGGGCACCCGGTTCTACCGCGTCGACCTGCGGGTGAAGCCCACCTGGCGGCCGACGGGGGACGGGCGCGAACTCGGTGTGATCGTTCTCGAGTTCAAGGCCGAACGATGACGGCCGCGCTGGCCGCCGACGGGTCGAGGTGGCAGTCGGCCGTCCGCCCGTCACTCGCGGCCCCGGGGCCAGTCCTCTGGGGCATCTGGCGGGACCGGACTGCTGCTCACGGCTCGACCGGTGCCACGATGCGCCCTCGCGGCGCGGCACTGACAACCAGTTCGTTGAACATGACGGCAAGTGGACGGTAATCGAGCTCTCCCACGGTGCCTTCGGGCACGGCGGCGGGTGCCGTCCATCGACCGGTCCATTCCTCCCGCCGCACCGGAAGACTCGCCCACCAGCCCCACACGCCGTCGGGCAAGTAAATCGTGAACGTCAGCTTCCGCAGCCACTCGCCGGTCCAGTCAGCCGGGCGCACCGGGAGGCTGACCCACTCCGGCGACGCCACCGAGACCTCGGCGCGCCGGCCGCCAGCCCAAGAGAACACGGCACGCTGGTTCCGGGTCTCGGCCGTCAAGAAGGGACTGATCCGAAGATTCACGTACTCGACCTGGTCCATTCGCTCCCGGCGGGGATCCATCGTGAGTGTCAGGAAGACGGTCGAGTCGGCGTTCCAGCGTCCGTCCAGTTCTCGATCGCCCATGCGGCGTGGCTCGATGAAGAGGTAACTGAGGTTGAACCCATACACCCTCTCCAACGCCAGACTTGGCGGCGCGAACAGCAGGCATCCAATGCCGGGCACGGTGAGTGTCTCATCATGGCCGACGCCTTCGCACCCGTAGTCCTGCATGAGGTGTGGCCGCTCGCGCGATATCAGCTCCCACGACAGTGGGACTCTCGGCTCGAAGATCGAGCTGGCCACGTGCACGCGCTTCGAGGGCAGGAAGTACAGTGCCAGGCGCGTCGGGTGGTCGTGCGGCCAGTCGTTCATCTGCAGCGACATGTGATGGAACGACGGCAGTGCGTCCACCATGGCCAAGTTCCTGTAGGTTCCGGGGAATCGCTGAAGATCCGGATCGCTCACTGAGTGTGCCAGCAGGTTGCCACCGACGAGACCAGCACCGCAGGCAAGCAGCAGCGCCTCCGCCACTCGACGGCCGCGGGCGTTCGACAACGCGTCGGATCGCAGCAGGAGGCGCAGACCACCCGCCCAGACGACGAACGACAGCGGCAGCACGGAGTACGACGCGAACTTCCACTGCTGGTACGACGGTCCGACCAGGGCGAAGAACGCGCAGTACGACAAGAGCGCACTCACGGCCAGGCCCGCGAGCGCCTGCTGAGCCACCGTCGTCTGCCGTCGCCACCGCCAGAAGTACGCGAGCCCAAGAGCTGCCGCCACGGCGCCGTACACGCCAATGGCCAAGGCACGCTGCACCGGGCCCACAACCTGGGTGCCGTGGGCCATGCCCCCGGGGAGTCCGAGAAGCGCAAACGGCGAAATCACGTCGAGAGGCCAACCCGCCGACCCAGGTTCCGACAGGGTCCACACCATCTCCGCCGACCACCAGACGCGTTCCCAGAGGCCGATCGCCAGTGCCGTGAGCGCCAACACGATGGCGCCAACGTGAAGCCGGAGCCGACGTGCCTCCTCACGCCAGAGCGATCCGGTCGGCCGACGGCCCTGGAGACCCGCGGCCAGCATGAGGATCACCGCGCCGCACTGGGCCGCCAGCCCAGCGAAGAAGAGGAAAGGGTAGACCAAGAGCAGCAGGACGTACGCGCTCGCGAAACGAACCGCCAGCGAGGCAAGCGCTCCCCGACTCGCCACCGTCGCCCAGAGAAGATACAGGAGGGCCGGCATCGACATCAGTGTCGACAGGAAGTAGTTGCCAGCCACGTATCGGAAGAACGGGCCGCTGATCAGGATGCACGCGATTCCCGCGGCCGCCGGCTGCGACACCCCGAACACAGTCCGGGAGACCCGTGCAGCCAGCAGACCAATCAAGGCCGTGAGGGCGAACTGTGCCGGCATGGCCGCGCGCATCGGGTCGGACCCGAAGAACAGCGACAGCCCGCCGA
Protein-coding sequences here:
- a CDS encoding O-antigen ligase family protein, with translation MTAAWHRLLATAGLAVVLAYPARAFLAAESVPLALRLAWPVVALFAWRWPRASLVGLVTLAPLLPIVPLLVGWPPALSLAQAGLTALLAARLARIVMGVASAAPPPATVMLFAAWVTASLVVALWPLQFVRGGLAGLAAEVHAFAGRDLLLAVSQRHLFASVVAWAILLEGLALLWLVRATLVEAGDTWRRRALAGAAFGAAVAAAVGVFQWWTRWNLLPFWLEVDPNITRVNATFTDVNAFGAFLASMAPVVVAVAALSPRLWWRIAWSLGFVLTTVATVFSGSRAAWVALIAGMILYGVLLLRYRLVSLPRTAERLVARAALAVTVAVAAALVALSVIATVRDVRHAQQDSYFDTVLYTLNFRTPVDERLKGRATLWAAAGAMIRAEPVEGIGLGRYFKDVSSYVGEGAQLIRPQENAHNYLLQLAAELGLPGAALFLAVVGFAVGAGLRASRDPSRTAEDRRLTLAASAGVVAFLVTCLTGHSLLLRDGQLAFWVLPACAWMGGAAAGTTRRRGRAALAVAFLAIAATLPLRTAKQAIRVDLAHVTEGFHAEEKDPRGEPFRWTGSEASFYVAAESRAFVLRVRHLAPFPQRLTILLDGRPIDELDLQDGAWHTLRYVTPSAGPWWGTRFYRVDLRVKPTWRPTGDGRELGVIVLEFKAER